GCAGCGGGTTTGAATAAAGATTCCAAACTATTGGAAGTAGGAAGCGGGCTCGGAGGAAGCGTATTTGTTTGGGCAAAGGATTTTTCCGTCGGGGAAATACTCGCAGTCAATTTGGAAGGAGAACAAAGCAAATTTGCAAAAGATCTGATCACCAATGAACAACTAAACTCAGTTATATGGAAAGAAGGCGACTGGAAGATCATTTCGAATTTGGAAGATTCCAGTTTTACCCATATCATCTGCCTGGATTGTATCTATCATTTTCAAGACAAACCGTCCTTTTACAAAGAAGTGAAACGATTGTTGAAGCCGAATGGAAAGTTTGTATTTACCGATCTATCTTTTCCCAAATCGATCGGCAGGTTTTCCTTATATTATAAATTTTTGGAATTTCTGACTTCCGTAGCCCTCGTTCCCAAAGAAAATCAAAACACAACGGATCAAACCTTACATACATTAAATGATATAGGATTCAGAATCATCCGTACGGAAGAATGGGGAGAATTTGTATATCC
The nucleotide sequence above comes from Leptospira kobayashii. Encoded proteins:
- a CDS encoding class I SAM-dependent methyltransferase — translated: MTPYPFTTGPAFDFPQNHPYYFSNFGYWEKGYDYPTAAKKMAILTGDAAGLNKDSKLLEVGSGLGGSVFVWAKDFSVGEILAVNLEGEQSKFAKDLITNEQLNSVIWKEGDWKIISNLEDSSFTHIICLDCIYHFQDKPSFYKEVKRLLKPNGKFVFTDLSFPKSIGRFSLYYKFLEFLTSVALVPKENQNTTDQTLHTLNDIGFRIIRTEEWGEFVYPGFAEFAKSQTGTLQIFANTILHFYHSGFLNYQFYVVEKSEYSL